The stretch of DNA GGATGTCGAGCACCTTCTTCCGCAGTTCCGCGGGCACCTCTTCCTCGGCCCGGCCCTGCTTGTTGTCGGCGCTCTGCTTCTGGACTTGCTCTTCGCCGGGCAGGTAGAACTCGTCGGCCATGACGCTGTAGCGGCCCGAGATCTCGTTCAGGCGCGCCGTGCGGTGGCGGATCCACTGGCGCGCGACGAAGATCGGCATCTTGCAGTGCAATTCCAGCACGACATGCTCGAAGGGCGAGGTGTGCTCGTGGCGCAGCAGGTAGTCGATCAGCCCCGCGTCTTCGCGGACGGTCTTCGTCCCCGCCCCGTACGACACGCGCGCCGTCTGGACGATCCGCGCGTCGCTGCCCATGTAGTCCACCAGCCGGACGAACCCCTTGTCCAGGACCTTGATCTCCTGGTCCAGCAGTTTCTCGGCCTCGGGGCTGGTTACGTGCGCCATTTCATTCTCTCTTATTAGGCTTCAGTTGTCAGGGTTCGGGGTTCAGGCCAGAGCACCAGATCCTGATCTGAGACACCATACTTGAAAAGCGCATGTAACATGTTTGTTTTCAACGCCCAACGTCCAACGTCCAGATTCCAAGGTCCGGAGCGGCTTCCATCGGACGTTGGAAGTTGGATGTTGGTTGTTGGACGTTGAGGTCTCATGGCTGTTTCCATCCGGCCCCTGGGTCCAGCGGCCC from Kiritimatiellia bacterium encodes:
- a CDS encoding FAD-dependent thymidylate synthase encodes the protein MAHVTSPEAEKLLDQEIKVLDKGFVRLVDYMGSDARIVQTARVSYGAGTKTVREDAGLIDYLLRHEHTSPFEHVVLELHCKMPIFVARQWIRHRTARLNEISGRYSVMADEFYLPGEEQVQKQSADNKQGRAEEEVPAELRKKVLDILRRDQGATYAAYEEMLKDGIARELARINLPLSLYTQWYWQMDLHNLFRFIELRLDAHAQWEIRQYAAAIAQIARAVAPLAYDAFERHRLKGRRFSADELDALRRMLKGEENPLTGSKRREFEKKLSA